The genomic region CGCCCTGAGCTCCCGTTTCCAGCCCTCGCCTTGCGGACTCATCAGTATAAGGGTGATCTCATCCCGTTCAGCAGCTGCATTGATCTCGTCCGGGGGATACCCGACATGGACCCGGGCCTCAGCAGAAATGCCGGCCCTTTCAAGATCTTTTTTTATGATATCCAGTTTTTCCCTGGCGGACTGGACCAACGCCTGGATTTCAGTCTCGGATTCCCCCTTGTCCACGATGTGGAGGAGGAAGACCTGACCGGATGGTTGGATATCTTTGAGGAGTCCGATCGAATGCCCTGAGGGTTCGGAGAAATCCACCGGCACCAGCACCCGGGAGAAAAGATTTCTTCGATCATCCGCACCACAGGCATCCGGGGGGAAGCGCATGAGGAGGACCGGAATTTTTGCATTCCGGATGACATTTGCAGACACGCTGCCTAAGAGGATGTTCTGGATCGTGTTCTTTCCCCGGGCACCCATGACAATCAGCGAGGTGTTTGCCACTTCAGCTTTCCTGATGATTGCAAGCGGGATATCGCCATAGGTGATGGTATTCACAAGCGTCTCAACATAGACATCGGTCTTCACGCCGGCGGTTGCCAGCGCATTCCGGTTCTCTTCCAGAAGAATTTTTGCATTCTCGATGTGCGGTTCATGGTCCCATCCCCACTTCGACAGATGGGTGGCATCAACCACGTGAAGAAGAAGAACTTCCCGAACCCCGGGAATATCTTTTACATACCAGAGAATTCTTTGCGAATCGTGTGAAAAATCCGTTGGTATCAGCACTTTTTCAAACATCGTCTATGCTCCTGAAAAATAGATAGTATTCCGGTTATTTAAGAGGATGCAAAAATCTCCTGACAATTTCGGTTTCCTGAATTTTGGGAATTATTAAAAGTCATTAAAAATTGGTTTGCGTTTATTTCCCTTCGTCGATGCACATGCCTTTGGCATCGTACCGGCAGTCCCCTGACCTGAAGAGCCAGTTCCGGTACACGATGGGGGTGATGATCGTTGTCAGCAGGCTCATGAGCACGAGCACAACATAGACACCCTGGTTGATGATTCCCGCTTCAAGCCCGATAAGGGCCACGATCATCGCCACTTCCCCCCGTGGTGCCATGCCGAACCCGACAATGAGCGCGTCCTTCCGGCACAGTCCCATGAGCCGGGCCGGTATCCCGCAGCCGATAACCTTGGTGACGATTGCAACTACCGTGAGAACGATGAGGAACAGGGCAATTTCCGGCGTAACCGCTTTGATATCTGCAAGAACCCCAAGCGAGACAAAGAAGATGGAGGCAAAGATGATCTGGAGATATTCTGCCCCCTCCTTGAAATTCTTGCTATGGACCAGCTGCACGCTTTCAAACGATACTCCGGCAATGAAGGCTCCGACAATGGCCGAGAGCCCGACTGCTTCTGCACACATAGCATAGAGAAATGCCACCATCATCGCAAAGATGAAGATGAATTCAGGGAATTTTTTGCAGAACCCTGTCGCATCGAGCCTGCTGACATATTTGCTTACAACGAAAATACCAAACGCCCCGCCAATGAGGATGAACGCAATGGCTTTGATGGCGACAATGGCAATCCCCCCGGCCGTGACGGTCCCGCTCACAACATCCGTGCTGATGGCAAGGGCGAGCAGGCTGAGGACATCGTCAATGACAGCTGCACCGATGATCGCTTTCGCGGCATCGGTCTGGAGTTTTCCCATCTCCCGGAGCACGTTTGCCGTGATGGCGATACTGGTCGCGGTCAGGGCAGTCCCGATAAAGATCGCACTTGCCGTGCTGAACCCGAATACAATAGAGATCCAGTACCCCCCGATCCATGGGATTATGACCCCCACCGCGGCTATCATACCGTTCCGTAACGAGAGAATTTCCCGGACATTGAACTCAAGGCCGATGACAAAGAGCAGGATCACGGCGCCCAGATGGGCAAGGCCCCGGACAAAATCCGTGTACGTGATGAGACCCAGAGCACTCGGGCCGACCAGGAGACCCACGAGGATGAGCCCGATGACCGCCGACTGGTTGATGCGTGAGGCAATAAGGTATCCGCCGAGCGCCACGAACAAAAGCAGACTCATCTGGAATTCAGGTGAGGTAAAGAGGCTGTCCATCGGGAATAACTTGGATCGGGGGGTAAAAACCTTTTCCGGTGCTTTCTGATAACCAACGGTCTGTCGCAGAGAAGGCGCAATGAAAAAATACGCTTTATACGAGCCTGGATCCGGGCTTTTGGATCCGAGGGGTCTTCCGGAAACTCCATAGAACGCCCGGTTTCTGTTCGCGTGGAGAATACACGATTTACAAGCACCGTTTGCTGAAATACGGCCGGAATGCACCTCATCTTTTGGCCTTTATCGCGCTTCCGGTAGGGGGTTTCCCGGGCATGCAGGTTCCTCAATCCGGACTAAGAAAA from uncultured Methanoregula sp. harbors:
- a CDS encoding cation:proton antiporter codes for the protein MDSLFTSPEFQMSLLLFVALGGYLIASRINQSAVIGLILVGLLVGPSALGLITYTDFVRGLAHLGAVILLFVIGLEFNVREILSLRNGMIAAVGVIIPWIGGYWISIVFGFSTASAIFIGTALTATSIAITANVLREMGKLQTDAAKAIIGAAVIDDVLSLLALAISTDVVSGTVTAGGIAIVAIKAIAFILIGGAFGIFVVSKYVSRLDATGFCKKFPEFIFIFAMMVAFLYAMCAEAVGLSAIVGAFIAGVSFESVQLVHSKNFKEGAEYLQIIFASIFFVSLGVLADIKAVTPEIALFLIVLTVVAIVTKVIGCGIPARLMGLCRKDALIVGFGMAPRGEVAMIVALIGLEAGIINQGVYVVLVLMSLLTTIITPIVYRNWLFRSGDCRYDAKGMCIDEGK
- a CDS encoding universal stress protein; its protein translation is MFEKVLIPTDFSHDSQRILWYVKDIPGVREVLLLHVVDATHLSKWGWDHEPHIENAKILLEENRNALATAGVKTDVYVETLVNTITYGDIPLAIIRKAEVANTSLIVMGARGKNTIQNILLGSVSANVIRNAKIPVLLMRFPPDACGADDRRNLFSRVLVPVDFSEPSGHSIGLLKDIQPSGQVFLLHIVDKGESETEIQALVQSAREKLDIIKKDLERAGISAEARVHVGYPPDEINAAAERDEITLILMSPQGEGWKRELRALFIGSTTNAVIRRAHCPVLITAGHASP